AAGCTTTGGCTGCTTTGAAGGGTAAACTTAACTAATTTTTGTGTTATACTCATAGGTATAAGACAATCGAATTTGTTCTGATCCATTTTTTCGATCTTTGTAAGGAGCCATCATGGCCGTTCAGCAAAACCGTAAAAGTCGCTCTCGCCGTGACATGCGCCGTTCACATGACGCTTTAACCGAGAATGCATTAACTGTAGACCAAGCTACTGGTGAGACTCGCCGTCGTCACCACGTATCTAAAGATGGTATCTACCGTGGTCGTCAATTATTCGCTAAAGCATCTGCTGAATAATTGGTGATGTATTAAGCGTTAGAGCTTAGTAGAAAAAATGGGAGCATTAAGCTCCCTTTTTTTTATGTCTGCTTTTGGTCTTTATAAAGCCAAAGCCGCCGATTTTGTTGTATTTGGCAATTACAGACAGCAAAATTCCATGTTAAATTGCGCTCCACCATGAGTTAGGTGGTTGGATTGGTCAATCAAATGACCCTTAATTCAAAGCCACCTCTTGAATGAAAGGATTTATTTATGTCTGCTCAACAGCTCGAACAAGCAGCTCAAGCCAGCAAAACTGCTTTTGTATTCCCGGGCCAGGGTTCACAAAAAACCGGCATGCTGGCTGAACTGGCAGAACAGTTTGCCGGTATTCGTGAGACCTTTGCAGAAGCGTCCGAAGCGGTAGGTTTTGATCTGTGGCAAATCGCTCAAAGCGGTGAAGGTTTAGACCAGACTGAATTTACCCAGCCTGTACTGCTGACTGCCTCGGTTGCTTTATGGCGCGTATGGCTAGAGCTGGGCGGTGTAGCGCCAAAATATCTGGCCGGTCATTCACTGGGTGAATACAGTGCGCTGGTTGCAGCAGGTGCTTTGAGTCTAGGCGATGCTGTGAAACTGGTGAACCTGCGCGGTAAGCTGATGCAAACGGCTGTTCCTCAGGGTGTGGGTGCTATGGCAGCGATCCTGGGTCTGGATGATGCTAAAGTTATTGAACTGTGTGTACAGGCGACTGAAGCAGGTGAGGGTTCGGTTGAAGCAGCCAACTATAATGCACAAGGTCAGGTAGTGGTTGCGGGCAATAAGGAACGCGTTGAAGCAGTGATGGCACTGGCCAAAGAAAATGGCGGCAAAGCCATTGCATTGCCAGTTTCGGTTCCATCTCACTGCTCGTTGATGAAACCTGCTGCTGAACAGTTTGCTCAGGCTTTGGAACAAAGTGCCATTGAGATGCCGCGTATACCTGTATTACAAAATGTAGGCGCTCAAGCAGCAACCGATGTTAATGCACTTCGTCAGGCTTTAACGGCGCAGCTTTATGAGTCGGTACAATGGACCAAAACCCTACAATTCCTGCAAGATGAAGGAATTGAATACATCGTAGAATGTGGTCCGGGGAATGTATTGGCCAATATGGCAAAACGTTTACCAAAAATTGAAAAAGCACTTCCACTCGATACTCAGTCTCGTCTGGAAGATGCACTAAACACCGTATTGGTGGCAGAAGGGAAAATTGCATGACACAGGAACGTAAAGTTGCCTTGGTGACAGGTGCAAGCCGTGGTATTGGTGCGGCAATTGCACAACAATTAATTCAAGACGGTTATTTTGTGGTAGGAACTGCAACTTCTGAAGCTGGTGCGGAAAAACTTTCTGCACAGTTTGCAGAGCAGGGTGCAGGCAAGGTTCTGGATGTGCGCGATGGTGCTGCCATTGATGCGCTGGTAACCGAGATTGAAAAAGACTTCGGTTCGGTACTGGTACTGGTGAATAATGCCGGAATTACCAAAGACAACCTGTTATTGCGTATGTCGGAAGATGACTGGGATGACATCCTGAACATTCATCTAAAAGCTGTCTATCGCTTGTCTAAACGTGTCCTGAAAGGTATGACCAAGGCGCGTTTTGGCCGCATTATCAATATCAGTTCTGTGGTCGCGCACTTTGCCAACCCGGGACAGGCCAACTATTCTGCGGCAAAGGCAGGAATTGAGGCATTTGGCCGCAGTCTGGCCAAAGAAATGGGCAGCCGTCAGATTACAGTCAACTCAGTTGCACCAGGTTTTATTGCGACTGAAATGACAGAGCAGTTAAGTGAAGAAATTCGCAAGAAGATGAGTGATCAGGTGGCTTTAAACCGTTTAGGTGACCCACAGGATATCGCTAATGCGGTAAGTTTTCTGGCTTCTGAAAAAGCCAGTTACATTACCGGTACAGTCATTCACGTAAATGGTGGTTTATACATGAGCTAAACAGCACATGTATTAACTTTCCAAATTTTTTAGATTCAATTAAACTAACGGCATTAAAAACGCCACAAGCAATGAGGAGAATTCCTGTGAGCGATATCGAACAACGCGTTAAGCAAGCGGTTGCAGAACAACTTGGTATCAAAGTCGAAGAGATTAAAAACGAAGCATCTTTCATGGATGACTTGGGTGCTGACTCTCTAGACCTGGTTGAGCTTGTTATGTCTTTCGAAAATGACTTCGACATCACCATTCCTGATGAAGATTCTAACGAAATCACCACTGTTCAATCTGCAATTGACTATGTTTCTAAGAAACTGGGTTAATTACTGATTTTTAGCTTTTGGGCTGAACTTAAAAACCACCATTCAGGTGGTTTTTTTGTTTTTGTCTAAAAAGATTTTAAAGTCTTTACAGTCCATTACTCTTGCTTACCAATGTATAACTCTGTATCTGCCGCTTTCACTATACTAATAACAATGATCTTAATTAACAATGAGAAAGGAGTTGGGATATGGGGATTTTTGATTTCGTAAAAGGGATAGGCAAGAAAAATACGGCTGCCGCAGAGCCACAACAAACTACGCCACAAGCTGCCGCAGCAGAACCTTCTGCACAAGAAGTTGCCAATAAATTATTGGGGCATGTAAAGAGTTTGGGCCTACCGATTAGTGGATTATCAATTAGTTATAATTCGACGACCGATCTGGCCACCGTACGCGGAGAAGTACAAAGTCAGGCCGACCGTGAAAAAATTATTTTGGCAGTGGGAAATATTGATCATGTAGCCCAAGTTGATGATCAGTTGACTGTAAGCAATCCTGAAGCGGAAAGTAAATTTTATACCGTCAAATCTGGAGACACTTTATCTAAAATCTCCAAGGATTTTTATGGCGATGCCAACCAGTATAATAAAATCTTTCAGGCCAATCGCCCTTTATTAAAAGACGCAGATGATATTTTCCCAGGTCAGGTGTTGCGTATTCCTACCTGAGGTTTAACTGATCCTCTTGATCTATTTAAATAGAGGAACCGAATCCATTTTATTTAGATTAATAGCTCACAGCAAAGCCTCGGATAGAGGCTTTGCTGTTTTTAGGTTTTGGGAGGGTCTGAGGAAATGCTTAAAGTCCGACATCCAGATATAAACTTTCTTTTACTTCCTCCATCACAATATAGCTATGCGAAGATGCCGAAGAGGGTAGTTTTTTGAGTAAATCGCCGAGTAGCCGACGGTACGCACTCATTTCTTTGAGACGCGCTTTGACCAGGTAATCAAATTCACCTGAAATCAGATGACATTCCAGTACTTCCGGGATTTCAATTAAATCCCGCGCCACCTGATCAAAAACATCGCCAGATTTTGCAGAGAGCTTGATTTCCAGAAAAACCAGTAAGTTGCGCTCAACCTTTGCGGGATTTAAACGGGCGTAATATCCCATGATGATACCATCACGTTCCAGTCGCTTGACCCGTTCTGAACAGGGCGTTGTCGACAGGTTGACCCGGGCGGCCAGCTCACTAATGGCAATCCGTCCATCGTGTTG
The nucleotide sequence above comes from Acinetobacter sp. 10FS3-1. Encoded proteins:
- the rpmF gene encoding 50S ribosomal protein L32, with translation MAVQQNRKSRSRRDMRRSHDALTENALTVDQATGETRRRHHVSKDGIYRGRQLFAKASAE
- the fabD gene encoding ACP S-malonyltransferase gives rise to the protein MSAQQLEQAAQASKTAFVFPGQGSQKTGMLAELAEQFAGIRETFAEASEAVGFDLWQIAQSGEGLDQTEFTQPVLLTASVALWRVWLELGGVAPKYLAGHSLGEYSALVAAGALSLGDAVKLVNLRGKLMQTAVPQGVGAMAAILGLDDAKVIELCVQATEAGEGSVEAANYNAQGQVVVAGNKERVEAVMALAKENGGKAIALPVSVPSHCSLMKPAAEQFAQALEQSAIEMPRIPVLQNVGAQAATDVNALRQALTAQLYESVQWTKTLQFLQDEGIEYIVECGPGNVLANMAKRLPKIEKALPLDTQSRLEDALNTVLVAEGKIA
- the fabG gene encoding 3-oxoacyl-ACP reductase FabG; the encoded protein is MTQERKVALVTGASRGIGAAIAQQLIQDGYFVVGTATSEAGAEKLSAQFAEQGAGKVLDVRDGAAIDALVTEIEKDFGSVLVLVNNAGITKDNLLLRMSEDDWDDILNIHLKAVYRLSKRVLKGMTKARFGRIINISSVVAHFANPGQANYSAAKAGIEAFGRSLAKEMGSRQITVNSVAPGFIATEMTEQLSEEIRKKMSDQVALNRLGDPQDIANAVSFLASEKASYITGTVIHVNGGLYMS
- the acpP gene encoding acyl carrier protein, giving the protein MSDIEQRVKQAVAEQLGIKVEEIKNEASFMDDLGADSLDLVELVMSFENDFDITIPDEDSNEITTVQSAIDYVSKKLG
- the lysM gene encoding peptidoglycan-binding protein LysM — translated: MGIFDFVKGIGKKNTAAAEPQQTTPQAAAAEPSAQEVANKLLGHVKSLGLPISGLSISYNSTTDLATVRGEVQSQADREKIILAVGNIDHVAQVDDQLTVSNPEAESKFYTVKSGDTLSKISKDFYGDANQYNKIFQANRPLLKDADDIFPGQVLRIPT
- a CDS encoding Lrp/AsnC ligand binding domain-containing protein, which produces MRKLDRVDRMILDILQHDGRIAISELAARVNLSTTPCSERVKRLERDGIIMGYYARLNPAKVERNLLVFLEIKLSAKSGDVFDQVARDLIEIPEVLECHLISGEFDYLVKARLKEMSAYRRLLGDLLKKLPSSASSHSYIVMEEVKESLYLDVGL